The following are from one region of the Vitis riparia cultivar Riparia Gloire de Montpellier isolate 1030 chromosome 9, EGFV_Vit.rip_1.0, whole genome shotgun sequence genome:
- the LOC117921921 gene encoding probable leucine-rich repeat receptor-like protein kinase At2g33170: MEKISILGFILAILYFITTELACNGHTRIDNNVQSEQKALIDFKNGLKDPNNRLSSWKGSNYCYWQGISCENGTGFVISIDLHNPYPREKVYENWSSMKLSGEISPSLIKLKSLKYLDLSFNSFKAMPVPQFFGSLENLIYLNLSSAGFSGSIPSNLWNLSSLQYLDLSSEYPKYVDFEYSNDIFVQNIEWMIGLVSLKYLGMNYVNLSLVGSRWVEVANKLPSLTELHLCGCSLFGSFPSPRRSISQLLRKSWKKIEVLNLAQNELHGSIPSSIGSFCNLKYLDLGGNYLNGSLPEIIKGLETCSSKSPLPNLTELILYDNQLMGTLPNWLGELKNLRVLFLSSNKFEGPIPASLWTLQHLEYMYLSRNELNGSLPDSVGQLSQLQGLGVGSNHMSGSLSEQHFLKLSKLEYLWMGSNCFHLNVSPNWVPPFQVKYLYMDSCHLGPSFPAWLQSQKNLEYLDLSNDSISSPIPNWFWNISFNMWQLNLSHNQLQGQLPNSLNFYGQSEIDFSSNLFEGPIPFSIKGVLFLDLSHNKFSRFFPPSRGESMLGLSSLLLSDNQITGFIPLNIGKSMPNLSYLSLSSNQITGVIPSNIGESLPNLAFLSLSGNRITGTIPDSIGRITNLEVIDFSRNNLTGSIPSTINNCSNLFVLDLGNNNLSGIIPKSLGQLQSLQSLHLNHNELSGELPSSFQNLTGLEVLDLSYNKLLGEVPAWIGAAFVNMVILNLRSNVFCGRLPSQLSNLSSLHVLDIAQNNLMGKIPSTLVELKAMAQEQLNIYRLNVNASSLYEERLVVIAKGQSLEYTKTLSLIVGIDLSDNNLSGEFPQEITKLFGLVVLNLSRNHITGQIPENISMLRQLSSLDLSSNKLSGTIPSSMASLSFLSYLNLSNNNFYGEIPFIGQMTTFTKLAFVGNSDLCGPPLATKCQDEDPNKRQSVVSDKNDGGYVDQWFYLSVGLGFAMGILVPFFVLATRKSWCEAYFDFVDEIVKWLLRGRATYAKNHPRRR, encoded by the exons ATGGAGAAAATTTCGATTCTTGGTTTCATTTTAGCTATTCTCTATTTCATAACAACAGAACTTGCATGTAATGGTCATACCCGTATCGACAACAATGTTCAATCTGAACAAAAGGCTCTTATCGACTTCAAAAATGGTCTCAAAGATCCCAACAATCGGCTTTCATCATGGAAAGGAAGCAATTATTGCTACTGGCAAGGAATTAGTTGCGAAAATGGCACAGGATTTGTCATTTCAATTGATCTTCATAACCCTTATCCTCGTGAGAAAGTATATGAGAACTGGAGCTCTATGAAGTTGAGTGGAGAAATCAGTCCTTCATTGATAAAACTCAAGTCTTTGAAATATCTAGATTTGAGTTTCAACTCATTCAAAGCCATGCCAGTTCCTCAATTCTTTGGGTCTTTGGAGAATTTAATATATCTAAACTTATCGAGTGCTGGGTTTAGTGGAtcaattccttcaaatttatgGAATCTTTCTAGCTTGCAGTATCTTGATCTTTCTTCTGAGTATCCCAAATATGTTGATTTTGAGTATTCTAATGATATATTTGTTCAAAATATTGAATGGATGATTGGCCTTGTTTCCTTGAAGTATCTTGGTATGAATTATGTTAACCTTTCATTGGTAGGAAGTCGGTGGGTTGAGGTGGCAAACAAGCTTCCAAGTTTAACTGAGTTGCATCTATGTGGTTGTAGCCTCTTTGGTTCATTTCCATCTCCAAG GCGCAGTATCTCTCAACTATTGAGGAAGAGTTGGAAAAAGATAGAAGTTCTAAATTTGGCTCAGAATGAATTACATG GTTCAATTCCAAGCTCCATTGGAAGCTTTTGCAACTTAAAATATCTGGATTTGGGGGGTAATTACTTGAATGGAAGTTTACCTGAGATTATCAAAGGACTTGAAACCTGCAGTTCTAAAAGTCCTTTGCCTAATTTGACGGAATTGATCTTGTACGACAATCAATTGATGGGAACATTGCCGAACTGGTTGGGTGAGCTTAAAAATCTTAGGGTACTCTTTTTATCCAGTAACAAATTTGAAGGTCCCATCCCTGCTTCTTTATGGACATTGCAACACCTGGAGTATATGTATCTTTCACGGAATGAGTTGAATGGAAGTCTCCCAGATAGTGTTGGACAACTTTCTCAACTGCAAGGCTTGGGTGTTGGTTCCAATCATATGAGTGGAAGTCTCTCTGAACAACATTTTTTGAAGCTGAGTAAGTTGGAGTATCTATGGATGGGCTCCAATTGTTTCCATTTGAATGTTAGTCCCAATTGGGTTCCCCCTTTCCAGGTGAAATATCTCTATATGGATTCATGCCACTTGGGTCCTTCATTTCCGGCTTGGCTTCAATCTCAAAAGAACCTCGAGTATCTTGATTTATCAAATGACAGCATTTCAAGTCCCATTCCAAACTGGTTTtggaatatttcttttaatatgtgGCAGTTAAATCTTTCTCACAATCAGTTACAAGGTCAGCTaccaaattcattaaatttttatggTCAATCAGAGATTGATTTCAGTTCCAACCTCTTTGAAGGACCTATTCCTTTTTCAATCAAAGGGGTCCTTTTTCTAGATCTCTCCCATAATAAATTTTCTCGCTTTTTTCCACCGAGCAGAGGTGAATCCATGTTAGGCTTGAGTTCCCTTCTGCTTTCAGATAATCAAATAACAGGATTCATCCCTCTAAACATAGGAAAATCCATGCCAAACCTGTCTTATCTTTCTCTTTCAAGTAATCAAATAACAGGGGTCATCCCATCAAACATAGGCGAATCCCTACCCAACTTGGCTTTCCTTTCTCTCTCGGGTAATCGAATAACAGGGACCATCCCAGATTCCATAGGACGCATCACCAATCTTGAAGTCATTGATTTTTCAAGGAATAATTTGACTGGAAGCATTCCTTCTACCATAAATAATTGCTCTAACCTTTTTGTGTTAGACCTTGGAAACAACAATCTTTCTGGGATAATACCAAAGTCGTTGGGCCAGTTACAATCACTCCAATCACTGCACTTGAACCACAACGAGCTTTCAGGAGAGCTCCCctcatctttccaaaatttaacaGGCTTGGAAGTTCTTGATCTTAGTTACAACAAATTGTTGGGTGAGGTTCCTGCATGGATTGGAGCTGCTTTTGTAAATATGGTAATACTCAACTTGAGGTCGAATGTGTTTTGTGGAAGACTTCCCTCCCAGCTTTCAAATTTAAGCTCCCTGCATGTCTTAGACATTGCACAAAACAATCTGATGGGTAAAATTCCAAGCACTTTGGTTGAGCTTAAAGCCATGGCTCAAGAGCAATTGAATATATATCGGTTAAATGTGAATGCCAGCTCCTTGTATGAAGAACGATTGGTTGTGATTGCCAAAGGCCAAAGTCTTGAATATACCAAGACTCTTTCTCTTATTGTAGGCATTGACCTATCCGACAATAATTTAAGTGGAGAGTTTCCCcaagaaataacaaaattgtTTGGTTTAGTGGTTTTGAACTTGTCGAGGAATCACATCACTGGCCAAATTCCTGAAAACATTTCAATGTTGCGACAATTGTCATCTCTTGATTTGTCAAGCAATAAGCTTTCCGGCACCATTCCTTCAAGCATGGCCTCATTGTCATTCTTGAGTTATTTGAATCtatcaaataacaatttctaTGGTGAGATCCCCTTTATAGGGCAAATGACAACCTTCACCAAGCTGGCCTTTGTGGGAAACTCTGATCTATGTGGACCTCCACTGGCCACAAAATGCCAAGATGAAGATCCAAATAAAAGGCAAAGTGTTGTTAGTGACAAAAATGATGGTGGCTATGTTGATCAATGGTTTTACTTGAGCGTTGGCTTGGGATTTGCCATGGGCATCCTagttccattttttgttttggcaACAAGGAAATCTTGGTGTGAggcctattttgattttgtggatGAGATTGTCAAATGGTTGTTGAGAGGAAGAGCAACCTATGCCAAAAATCATCCTAGAAGGCGATAA
- the LOC117921923 gene encoding receptor-like protein 38, translating into MMGLISLKHLKMNQVDLSFVTSNWVDVLNKLPFLTELHLSDCRLSGSVSLASVVNFTMLSVISMSWNYLDSTILELLVNISSLTFIDLSYNSLNSIPLGLNQLPNLQYLNLYGNGNLTGNCSQQLREGWKKIEVLILASNNFHGSIPDSIGSFCNLKYLDLGHNNLTGSLPQFLEGMENCSSKSYLPYLTNLILPNNQLVGKLAEWLGLLENLVELDLSHNKFEGLIPASLGALSILRASN; encoded by the exons ATGATGGGTCTTATTTCCTTGAAGCATCTCAAGATGAACCAAGTCGACCTTTCATTTGTTACATCAAATTGGGTGGATGTATTAAACAAGCTTCCATTTTTAACTGAGTTGCATCTATCTGATTGTCGCCTCTCGGGTTCAGTTTCTCTAGCCTCAGTAGTCAATTTTACTATGCTTTCTGTTATATCCATGAGCTGGAACTACCTTGATTCAACAATTTTGGAATTGCTTGTAAATATCAGCAGCCTTACATTCATTGATCTAAGCTACAACAGCTTAAACAGTATTCCTCTTGGTCTCAATCAGCTACCTAATCTGCAATACTTGAACCTGTATGGCAATGGAAATCTTACTGGCAATTGCTCTCAACAATTGAGGGAAGGTTGGAAAAAGATAGAGGTCCTCATTTTGGCTTCAAATAACTTTCATG GTAGCATTCCTGACTCCATTGGAAGCTTCTGCAACCTAAAATATTTGGACTTAGGCCATAATAACTTGACAGGAAGTTTACCTCAATTTCTGGAAGGAATGGAAAACTGCAGCTCTAAAAGTTATTTGCCTTACTTGACTAATTTGATCCTGCCCAACAATCAATTAGTTGGCAAATTAGCAGAATGGTTGGGACTGCTTGAAAATCTCGTGGAACTAGACCTGTCACATAACAAGTTTGAAGGCCTTATCCCTGCTTCTTTAGGGGCATTGTCAATCTTGAGAGCCTCAAACTAA
- the LOC117921922 gene encoding receptor-like protein EIX2, protein MLDLRYLLLSDNQITGAIPSNIGESVPSLYFLSLSGNRITGTIPDSIGHLSFLEVIDFSRNNLTGSIPSTINNCFSLVALDLGNNNLSGIIPKSLGRLQSLQSLHLNHNELSGELPSSFQNLTGLEVLDLSYNKLLGEVPAWIGAAFVNLVILNLRSNVFCGRLPSQLSNLSSLHVLDIAQNNLMGEIPITLVELKAMAQEKMNIYRLSVNANSSYTSSLYEEQLVVIAKGQILEYTKTLSLVVGIDLSDNNLSGEFPQEITKLFGLVVLNLSRNHITGQIPENISMLRQLSSLDLSSNKLSDTIPSSMASLSFLSYLNLSNNNFYGEIPFIGQMITFPELAFVGNPDLCGPPLAIKCQDEDPNKRQSVVSDKNDGGYIDQWFYLSVGLGFAMGILVPFFVLSTRKSWCEAYFDFVDEIVRWLLRGRATYAKNHPRRR, encoded by the coding sequence ATGTTAGACTTGAGATACCTTTTGCTTTCCGATAATCAAATAACAGGGGCCATCCCATCAAACATAGGGGAATCCGTACCCAGCTTgtatttcctttctctttcgGGTAATCGAATAACAGGAACCATCCCAGATTCTATAGGACACCTCTCTTTTCTTGAAGTCATTGATTTTTCAAGGAATAATTTGACTGGAAGCATTCCTTCTACCATAAATAATTGCTTTAGCCTTGTTGCTTTAGACCTTGGAAACAACAATCTGTCTGGGATAATACCAAAGTCGTTGGGCCGGTTGCAATCGCTCCAATCACTGCACTTGAACCACAACGAGCTTTCAGGAGAGCTCCCctcatctttccaaaatttaacaGGCTTGGAAGTTCTTGATCTTAGTTACAACAAATTGTTGGGTGAGGTTCCTGCATGGATTGGAGCTGCTTTCGTAAATTTAGTAATACTCAACTTGAGGTCGAATGTGTTTTGTGGAAGACTTCCCTCCCAGCTTTCAAATTTAAGCTCCCTGCATGTCTTAGACATTGCACAAAACAATCTGATGGGTGAAATTCCAATCACTTTGGTTGAGCTTAAAGCCATGGCTcaagagaaaatgaatatatatcgGTTAAGTGTGAATGCCAACTCCTCGTATACCAGCTCCTTGTATGAAGAACAATTGGTTGTGATTGCCAAAGGCCAAATTCTTGAATATACCAAGACTCTTTCTCTTGTTGTAGGCATTGACCTATCCGACAATAATTTAAGTGGAGAGTTTCCCcaagaaataacaaaattgtTTGGTTTAGTGGTTTTGAACTTGTCGAGGAATCACATCACTGGCCAAATTCCTGAAAACATTTCAATGTTGCGACAATTGTCATCTCTTGATTTGTCAAGCAATAAGCTTTCCGACACCATTCCTTCAAGCATGGCCTCATTGTCATTCTTGAGTTATTTGAATCtatcaaataacaatttctaTGGTGAGATCCCCTTTATAGGGCAAATGATAACCTTCCCCGAGCTGGCCTTTGTGGGAAACCCTGATCTATGTGGACCTCCACTGGCCATAAAATGCCAGGATGAAGATCCAAATAAAAGGCAAAGTGTTGTTAGTGACAAAAATGATGGTGGCTATATTGATCAATGGTTTTACTTGAGCGTTGGCTTGGGATTTGCCATGGGCATCCTagttccattttttgttttgtcaaCAAGGAAATCTTGGTGTGAggcttattttgattttgtggatGAGATTGTCAGATGGTTGTTGAGAGGAAGAGCAACCTATGCCAAAAATCATCCTAGAAGGCGATAA